Proteins encoded in a region of the Planococcus citri chromosome 1, ihPlaCitr1.1, whole genome shotgun sequence genome:
- the LOC135834252 gene encoding uncharacterized protein LOC135834252: MNEIIESNVYDLIYPSPVTLKEISSIVVVVELWREEICAHIESKRLQELKLNLEENGIQLRNVIPNLPSAIYDFLEKYVDVFGVSILQWVHFHHSDVLHRCDGDLEKILIRFHDFAWDWNGAIHYRRTAERLMLCDRLTEYEKFQVACFYCFEDDIKRIWPSVSAMVDLSSIDFDRYSQMFYWICCLRSELDKIPNLRNVSVDEVMLYKYRSGSIINHSLVTYFWDRIPSNKQPQIVIEMFENWSDLFCRFILPKLNKHQLEIFLTAKGADLVKSLLYFRCRASEPRTSYFSFGTWTYIRNKISTNNFIGYVKKSLEFEIFDSTGGEFYKNELFMFREIWKSASQHFKRSAVKNALTWNKPRYLKRTSAKFLIVLLQDATVEERNAFWNKNWYDMLYWCVASDSLIVMKLCLQTENEIALFNKNLMANHEDITTYCVLLMAIGCFERLNDFLSVCYPDVRERNEFKQRILRLHLLREDRVLKVDLFRNNKSLNEFINDAFQDAADLGVEFRNQFRSSPATERCLFECTGRGDFVIVMEFVDTFFPDEQVRMPMKIRLFEHFKEHLVAGSVSLRGSDDFKLDDFITWCFNNDENKIDSFKKQFYPKKEGSSPPRKRRRMV; this comes from the coding sequence ATGAATGAAATAATCGAGTCCAACGTGTACGACCTGATATATCCCAGCCCAGTCACCCTGAAAGAAATCTCATCTATCGTAGTTGTTGTGGAATTATGGCGTGAAGAAATCTGCGCACACATAGAAAGTAAGCGTTTACAAGAATTAAAGTtgaatttggaagaaaatggcATTCAATTGAGAAACGTGATACCCAATTTGCCATCTGCGATTTACGATTTCCTGGAGAAATACGTCGACGTATTCGGAGTGTCAATCTTGCAATGggtgcattttcatcactctGATGTACTCCATCGGTGTGACGGTGATTTGGAGAAGATTTTGATtcgttttcatgattttgcATGGGACTGGAACGGCGCCATTCATTATCGGCGCACAGCCGAACGTTTGATGTTGTGCGATCGACTCACTGAATATGAGAAATTCCAGGTAGCTTGTTTTTACTGCTTTGAAGACGATATCAAACGAATTTGGCCATCTGTCAGCGCGATGGTGGATTTGAGTAGTATTGATTTTGATCGTTACTCGCAAATGTTCTACTGGATTTGCTGTCTTAGAAGCGAACTAGACAAAATACCCAATCTACGTAATGTGTCTGTGGACGAGGTGATGCTTTATAAGTACAGATCAGGATCGATTATTAACCATTCATTAGTGACGTATTTTTGGGATCGTATACCCTCTAATAAACAGCCACAAATAGTTATAGAAATGTTTGAGAATTGGTCGGATTTATTCTGTAGGTTTATATTACCAAAGCTGAACAAACACCAACTAGAGATATTTCTGACGGCGAAAGGTGCTGATCTTGTCAAGTCTCTGTTGTATTTTAGATGCCGCGCTTCGGAGCCACGTActtcttatttttcttttggaaCTTGGAcgtacattcgaaataaaattagtACTAATAATTTTATTGGATATGTTAAGAAATCTCTTGAGTTTGAGATTTTCGATTCCACGGGCGGAGAATTTTATAAGAATGAATTATTTATGTTCCGCGAGATATGGAAAAGTGCTTCACAGCATTTCAAACGATCGGCGGTGAAAAATGCACTAACATGGAATAAGCCACGGTATCTCAAGCGTACATCGGCGAAATTTCTCATTGTTCTACTACAGGATGCTACTGTTGAAGAGAGAAACGccttttggaataaaaattggtATGATATGTTGTATTGGTGTGTTGCCAGCGATTCGCTTATAGTGATGAAATTGTGTTTACAAACAGAAAACGAAATCGCGTTATTTAATAAGAACTTGATGGCGAATCATGAAGATATCACTACGTACTGCGTTCTGTTGATGGCAATAGGGTGTTTTGAACGATTAAATGACTTTCTGTCTGTTTGCTACCCCGATGTGCGAGAAAGAAACGAGTTTAAACAGCGTATATTGAGGTTGCATTTATTGAGAGAAGATCGTGTATTGAAAGTTGATTTATTCAGAAACAATAAATCGCTAAATGAGTTTATCAACGATGCTTTTCAAGATGCTGCTGATCTCGGCGTTGAATTTAGAAACCAATTCAGATCGTCACCTGCAACCGAACGCTGTTTATTCGAATGTACTGGCAGGGGCGATTTCGTTATCGTGATGGAATTCGTCGACACTTTTTTTCCTGATGAACAAGTCAGGATGCCTATGAAAATACGTTTGTTTGAGCATTTCAAAGAGCATTTGGTTGCTGGTAGTGTTTCGCTTAGGGGTAGTGATGATTTCAAGCTGGATGATTTTATAACGTGGTGCTTTAACAACgacgaaaataaaattgacagCTTTAAAAAGCAATTTTATCCTAAAAAAGAAGGGTCGTCTCCTCCTAGAAAACGTAGAAGGATGGTGTAG